One window of the Haloarcula halobia genome contains the following:
- a CDS encoding YbhB/YbcL family Raf kinase inhibitor-like protein, translating into MDDLRLTSPAFDDGERIPEKYGYTAENTNPPLDVGGVPGEAVSLVIIVDDPDAKEPAGKVWDHWVVWNVPAERTHVPEDWSPDEAVEGQNDYGEVGWGGPNPPDREHTYRFIVYALDTTLDLPAGASKDDVYDAASGHTLAKGELTGTYPA; encoded by the coding sequence ATGGACGACCTGCGACTGACGAGCCCCGCGTTCGACGACGGGGAACGCATCCCCGAGAAGTACGGATACACCGCAGAGAACACGAACCCGCCGCTGGACGTCGGGGGCGTCCCCGGGGAGGCGGTCTCGCTGGTCATCATCGTCGACGACCCGGACGCGAAGGAACCGGCCGGCAAGGTGTGGGACCACTGGGTGGTCTGGAACGTCCCGGCCGAGCGGACTCACGTGCCGGAGGACTGGTCGCCCGACGAGGCGGTCGAGGGGCAGAACGACTACGGCGAGGTGGGATGGGGCGGGCCGAACCCCCCGGACCGGGAACACACCTACCGCTTCATCGTCTACGCGCTGGATACGACGCTGGACCTTCCCGCGGGCGCAAGCAAGGACGACGTCTACGACGCCGCCAGCGGGCACACGCTGGCGAAAGGGGAGCTGACCGGGACCTACCCGGCCTAG
- a CDS encoding DUF2797 domain-containing protein — MQVAGYRSRVESPAALRIAADGAVRTEPLAPGTDLAYTLGERHCAGTTDGDVHIACANDPAPYCPDHTDRWPCARCTGNCTKPIDACDQEHAIYLAAFAPDTVKVGVTRSWRLERRLREQGADRAAHLRTVTDGRIARQIEADIAADLGDRVRVPTKVAGFAETVDEAFWGALLAEYDPLETFAFDYGLDLSERPLAETLATGTVRGTKGRVAVLDNGGSTYAVDLRDLVGYELTDSGTDRDLQSSLGAFG, encoded by the coding sequence GTGCAGGTCGCAGGGTACCGGTCACGGGTCGAGTCGCCAGCCGCCCTCCGCATCGCCGCGGACGGCGCCGTCCGCACCGAGCCACTGGCTCCGGGCACCGACCTCGCCTACACGCTCGGCGAGCGACACTGCGCGGGGACGACAGACGGCGACGTCCACATCGCGTGTGCGAACGACCCCGCCCCGTACTGCCCGGACCACACGGACCGCTGGCCCTGTGCACGGTGTACCGGCAACTGCACCAAACCCATCGACGCCTGCGACCAGGAACACGCGATCTACCTCGCCGCGTTCGCCCCCGACACCGTCAAGGTCGGTGTCACACGCTCGTGGCGACTCGAACGCCGGTTGCGCGAGCAGGGCGCCGACCGCGCGGCCCACCTGCGGACGGTCACGGACGGCCGCATCGCCCGGCAGATCGAGGCCGACATCGCCGCCGATCTGGGAGACCGGGTCCGCGTCCCGACGAAGGTGGCCGGGTTCGCCGAGACCGTCGACGAGGCGTTCTGGGGCGCGTTGCTGGCGGAGTACGACCCGCTGGAGACGTTCGCGTTCGACTACGGCCTCGACCTCTCGGAGCGCCCGCTCGCGGAGACGCTGGCGACGGGGACAGTCAGGGGGACGAAAGGGCGGGTCGCCGTCCTCGACAACGGCGGGAGCACGTACGCCGTCGACCTGCGCGACCTCGTCGGCTACGAACTCACCGACAGCGGGACCGACCGCGACCTGCAGTCGAGTCTCGGTGCCTTCGGGTAG
- a CDS encoding DUF7490 domain-containing protein → MRREVTLALAMVLLALAMVVGATAVPDVLTEPDEDIRPSHLDLRETTVNATDVGGESVTLVLDSRIAHRGGTARNVTVETRVVDAETGLVTTTRRQSLGNVTGEREVSVETELTVEREGGYRIETLVFADGERRTTSRTEVRNVDALTPAYARSSVSFHRFEGSAAGLRPIAYRIQSVADNRTTLNVSVYFTNRGDEPAGDLTLRLRARQADSNVVADETRLRVGQIRPGRTETVTAELTVPDGYNYWLDGILLSDGVIVATESAPANLDPQETLAVNETRRDVGFQSGDFAEEPERERATEAPARESTVGGSGPGFTAVAALTALLAGTIALARRRL, encoded by the coding sequence GTGAGACGAGAAGTCACACTCGCCCTGGCCATGGTCCTCCTCGCGCTGGCGATGGTCGTCGGCGCGACGGCGGTCCCCGACGTCCTCACCGAACCCGACGAGGACATCCGGCCGAGCCACCTCGATCTGCGCGAGACGACGGTCAACGCCACCGACGTCGGCGGCGAGTCGGTCACGCTGGTGCTCGACTCGCGCATCGCCCACCGGGGTGGCACGGCGCGGAACGTCACTGTCGAGACGCGGGTCGTCGACGCGGAGACCGGGCTGGTCACGACGACGCGCCGCCAGTCCCTGGGCAACGTCACGGGTGAACGGGAGGTATCGGTCGAGACCGAACTCACCGTCGAACGCGAGGGCGGCTACCGAATCGAGACCCTCGTCTTCGCCGACGGCGAACGCCGTACCACCAGCCGGACCGAGGTACGAAACGTCGACGCGCTCACGCCCGCGTACGCACGTAGCAGCGTCTCTTTCCACCGCTTCGAGGGTAGCGCCGCCGGGCTCCGTCCCATCGCCTACCGCATCCAGTCGGTCGCGGACAACCGGACCACGCTGAACGTCTCCGTGTACTTCACCAACCGCGGCGACGAGCCGGCCGGCGACCTGACGCTGCGGCTGCGTGCCCGCCAGGCCGACTCGAACGTCGTCGCCGACGAGACCCGGCTCCGGGTCGGCCAGATTCGGCCCGGACGGACCGAGACCGTCACCGCGGAGCTCACCGTCCCGGACGGCTACAACTACTGGCTCGACGGCATCCTCCTGTCCGACGGCGTCATCGTCGCCACCGAGAGCGCCCCGGCGAACCTCGACCCACAGGAGACGCTGGCGGTCAACGAGACCCGCCGCGACGTGGGCTTCCAGTCCGGCGACTTCGCCGAGGAACCCGAGCGCGAGCGGGCCACCGAGGCTCCGGCCAGGGAATCGACCGTCGGCGGGAGCGGCCCCGGGTTCACCGCCGTCGCGGCGCTGACGGCGCTGCTCGCCGGCACCATCGCACTCGCACGGAGGCGACTATGA